The segment ATAATTTAGTGTTTTTTCAAGTGTAGAGAAAAATGCAAGAGCAAGCGACGAGTTCTATTGCCGCTAGTTCACTACCATCAAGTAGTGAGAGATCATCTAGTTCAGCTTTACATCTTGAACTCAAAGAAggtaatcttttttttttatttaaaaaaatttaaattcagctttttaacatttaattttgatgaatttatggagtaattttttgaagaatgtGTTGTTTTGGGTTAGATATGGTTGAGATTTtgaaatagttttaaaaaaacattttgtgtttttttgtgAAGGTATGGAGAGTGATGATGAGATCAGAAGAGTGCCGGAGATGGGCGGAGAAGCGACGGGGACAACGTCAGCTTCTGGCAGGGATGGAGCATCGGCCGCCGGTCAAGCTCAACCATCAGCTGGGACTCAAAGGAAGAGAGGAAGAAGCCCAGCtgataaagaaaacaaaaggttaaaaaggtaaaaacacTTAAACATCATGCCACGTAGGTGTATCTACTTGTCACATGTTATGGGCTtccacactttttttttttgggatagCAGTGGCATTTTAGTTaatattgtatttgtttttttggtGGGGTTGAAAAAGGTTGTTGAGAAATAGAGTATCAGCACAACAAGCAAGGGAGAGGAAGAAAGCATATTTGATAGATCTGGAAGCAAGGGTGAAGGAATTGGAAACAAAGAATGCAGAACTTGAAGAGAGATTGTCTACTTTGCAAAATGAGAACCAAATGCTTAGACATGTAAACATTCTTCTCTCTACTTCTATTTTTGCAAAAGAATTGTTCATCTATATATCCTATTTGCTTGAGGTAATTGCCTTAATTTGTGTCCTTTACAATATCTCTTATCCAGGTTCATGTCTTTTGTAAGTTGAAAGTGCGCCATGTCCGGTCTAATTACTATTCGAATACTTCTTCCACTTACCTCTATTTCTCCTGAATCCATTCATAGCCAAACTCTCACACCCCGCATTTATACATTCGTGAATCTTCTCTTCACATATCTGAATCTCTTCCCGCATCTTATTCTCTTTCGAAACCACACTCAACTTGTTTCAATTGTCCTGATTTTATTCTATATCTCCTAGTATATGTGTCCACACATCCATCACAATATCTTCATTTCCACAACTTTCATCTTTTGAACGTGAGAGTGCTCGACTACATGTACTTGCAAAGGCGTATTCAGGATTTCGGCAAAATGGATGCACAAATTACGAATAAAAtgcattttaaatataaatttgatcaatttgACTTTAAAGTTTCTAATATAAAACCATTGAACTTTTAAAATTGTAGGtgcaaaatatataatactactagtttaaattttaatgcacacatttgatttaattatatataaaaaatattttttaggaatttttaatgtaatactcttcaaaatttttgaaaaaattaaggaaaaaaaacaaaagagaaattaGTTAAAACGCTAAAAGTATATAACCAATAACTACTTGTAGAGGTGCTACTTGAAAAGACAAGATAGATATATAAGATTTTAATTTCTATCCTCACAGAGGTGCACCCAATCATCTTCAtcatattattatcatattattatacgATAGTTTAACTGTGGGTTCACACatctatatttaaatatttttcttaaaatataacaCTATTATATTTGATCTAGAGAGGGGAGCATGGGTTCATGTGAACCCATGACACCCCCTCTAGATATGACCTTGTATACTCGACCCATACAACATAGTTGGTCTAACCGTCACTATGTCGAATTTCTCTTTATGTTTTGGTGGAACCTTCTTATCACTAGCAACTCCAGATGCAAGTATCTATGTCATACACGTTGCACCAATACAGTGAGTGACATCCTCGTCAATCACCCCATTTTCTTGGATAACGGAccaatatacttgaatagaGTATAGCACCCAAAGGTGTGGTCTACTGGTCAATGAAGTAGTTGAGAGCCATGAGATCTCAAGTTCAAATTCAATAGAGGAAAAGAGCTACTAGGTGATTCTTTCTGTATGTTCTAGCCTTGGTGAATATAGTTACCTGGTACTGGATGCTGGTGGGAGGTGATGGTAGGTATCTCGGGTAATTAGTTAAGGTGCGGGAAAGCAgccttaaaaataaattagatgaATGGGGGATTATCCAGAAACAGTTTATAAGCTCAGTCATTTCTTTGGTTTAGCTCACTCTTATATCGGGCTTTCGTTACGTCCcatcaattattttatcaaacattGAAGACGAGGAGACAAACTATGAATTATCAACAATATGCTGTGACTTAAGCCTCCTGAAGTTACATTAGTATTATGTAATTAATGTGCAGTAGAAATGTACTACCGTATGAACATAGATCAAAGCATGGAAGCTTTCTCACCTTCTATATTCTCCAATATGCATTATACTGCCCATCATATGTGTACAGAGCATTTAAGCTGAACATATAATGTATGAATAAAGTGTTCTTGTATATTCCATAGTATATCTTGTAGCGAGAGATGTAAAGAATTGCGCAATCATCCATGATATATGATGTCAGCTTTCTACTCTTAGTTATTACCTTGTAGTAAATCTAAGAACTACGCTCATGTTAATTGGGAAGTGTAGAGATTACTTGGGTAAAACTCTCAAGGCTTGTCTGCATGAACATGTAATACCAGTAACCGGCTCCTATAAATTTCGACCGTGAGCATGTGTTGTATCTATACACATTTTTCAGCCTGTATTAAGTCACAGGCGTGGCTATTTCATATTAACCCTTTCTTATACACTTCCCCTCTTGCCGGTTAAGATTGGTACTTATCTATTAGAATAACTATAAGATGAGTCTTGCTGAAAATCAATAAAG is part of the Solanum pennellii chromosome 8, SPENNV200 genome and harbors:
- the LOC107026916 gene encoding transcription factor HY5 isoform X1, with translation MQEQATSSIAASSLPSSSERSSSSALHLELKEGMESDDEIRRVPEMGGEATGTTSASGRDGASAAGQAQPSAGTQRKRGRSPADKENKRLKRLLRNRVSAQQARERKKAYLIDLEARVKELETKNAELEERLSTLQNENQMLRHVHVFCKLKVRHVRSNYYSNTSSTYLYFS
- the LOC107026916 gene encoding transcription factor HY5 isoform X2: MQEQATSSIAASSLPSSSERSSSSALHLELKEGMESDDEIRRVPEMGGEATGTTSASGRDGASAAGQAQPSAGTQRKRGRSPADKENKRLKRLLRNRVSAQQARERKKAYLIDLEARVKELETKNAELEERLSTLQNENQMLRHILKNTTAGAQEGRK